The Crocinitomicaceae bacterium genome includes a region encoding these proteins:
- a CDS encoding nucleotide exchange factor GrpE — MARKDKQNEESQAEDQLKEQQQTGAAGNEEQIAEQNAESDNQPHAESIEQKMAELNDKYVRLYSDFDNFRKRTAKEKADLILHAGGEVIKDLLVVLDDFERAVANNEKVDSADALRESFKLIQHKLVNILQHKGLELLESKGEVFSADQHEAITNVPVQDESQKGKIIDVIERGYNLRGKTLRFAKVVVGQ, encoded by the coding sequence ATGGCAAGAAAAGATAAACAAAACGAAGAATCACAAGCTGAAGATCAATTGAAAGAGCAGCAACAAACAGGTGCGGCAGGAAATGAAGAACAGATTGCAGAACAAAATGCTGAATCCGATAATCAACCGCATGCTGAATCTATAGAGCAAAAAATGGCTGAACTGAATGATAAATATGTCAGACTCTATTCAGATTTTGATAATTTCAGAAAGCGCACTGCTAAAGAAAAAGCAGATTTGATATTGCACGCCGGCGGAGAAGTGATTAAAGACTTGCTGGTGGTATTAGATGATTTTGAGAGAGCTGTTGCAAACAATGAAAAAGTTGATTCGGCTGATGCTTTGCGTGAAAGTTTCAAATTGATTCAACATAAATTAGTTAATATTCTACAGCATAAAGGACTTGAGCTTTTAGAATCAAAAGGAGAAGTTTTTTCTGCAGATCAGCACGAGGCTATTACCAACGTGCCGGTTCAGGATGAATCACAAAAAGGAAAAATAATTGATGTGATAGAGCGAGGTTATAATCTCAGAGGCAAGACACTTCGTTTTGCTAAAGTAGTAGTTGGACAATAA
- the lnt gene encoding apolipoprotein N-acyltransferase, translating to MEIQHRYLFLLTLSGAIALGISFPFTGGFFPIVFIAFVPVILVNNALNKEKKFRFIKRLGYNFLYFLIFNIITTWWISYASPEGGYFAVLVNAVLMTLPFFFSSFIARQLGENRGLIALAVLWMSFEYAHFYWELSWPWLNLGHVFGNQPKLIQWYEYSGITGGTLWVLCLNILVYLVTRNIWIRKESLKIQTPIFLFIGLGLCIPIISSLVIYYSYEEKNDPVDIVVVQPNIEAHHEKFYTPWTVQLEKMFRLADELVTQDVDLVLCPETAINIGLDEMQLEDEQAIKYVKSFQRVKYNVPVIIGAFTQKFFKEENSPATRFYSGFWYEDYNSALLVDTLKNTEIYHKSKLVLGSEKLPFVGMFPFLKKYSVELGGTSGMLGLGDEPKNFTASGVIFAPVICYESVYGEYVSYYTRKGAEILTVITNDGWWQDSPGHKQHRMFSQIRAIENRRSVARSANTGISCFIDQRGEIISELPYNTAGVLREKINRNTTFTFYVTYGDLYGRISLFMAIGLFIYAVVNYLKKRGIKTGV from the coding sequence ATGGAAATACAGCACCGGTACTTGTTTTTACTGACTCTTTCAGGAGCCATTGCTTTAGGCATCAGTTTTCCCTTCACCGGCGGTTTTTTTCCCATCGTTTTTATTGCATTTGTTCCTGTGATTTTAGTGAACAATGCCCTGAACAAGGAAAAAAAATTTAGGTTCATAAAACGACTTGGATATAATTTCCTTTATTTTCTCATCTTCAATATTATTACAACCTGGTGGATTTCTTACGCATCACCTGAAGGAGGCTACTTTGCCGTGTTAGTCAATGCGGTGCTCATGACCTTGCCCTTCTTTTTTTCATCATTTATTGCAAGACAATTGGGTGAAAATCGTGGCTTGATTGCCCTTGCGGTGTTGTGGATGTCATTTGAATACGCACATTTTTATTGGGAGCTTTCATGGCCATGGCTTAATTTGGGACATGTTTTTGGAAATCAACCAAAACTCATTCAATGGTATGAATACAGTGGTATAACCGGAGGAACACTTTGGGTATTATGCTTGAATATTCTAGTCTATTTAGTGACCAGAAATATTTGGATCAGAAAAGAAAGTTTAAAGATTCAAACACCTATTTTTTTATTCATAGGGCTTGGCCTCTGTATTCCAATTATCAGCAGCTTGGTTATTTATTATTCTTATGAAGAAAAAAATGATCCGGTAGATATTGTTGTAGTTCAGCCTAATATTGAAGCGCATCATGAAAAATTTTATACTCCATGGACCGTGCAACTTGAAAAAATGTTTAGGTTGGCTGATGAACTGGTGACGCAGGATGTTGATTTGGTTTTATGTCCTGAAACAGCTATTAATATTGGTTTGGATGAAATGCAATTGGAAGATGAACAGGCCATCAAATATGTAAAATCATTTCAGCGTGTCAAGTATAATGTGCCGGTAATTATTGGCGCATTTACTCAAAAGTTTTTTAAAGAAGAAAATTCTCCTGCAACCAGATTTTATTCAGGATTTTGGTATGAAGACTACAACTCAGCCCTGTTGGTTGACACATTGAAAAACACAGAAATTTATCACAAATCAAAATTAGTATTGGGATCTGAAAAATTGCCTTTTGTTGGTATGTTTCCTTTCTTAAAAAAATATTCAGTTGAACTTGGAGGAACCTCAGGTATGCTTGGACTTGGTGATGAACCAAAAAATTTCACAGCCAGTGGAGTAATCTTTGCTCCGGTGATTTGTTATGAATCAGTTTACGGTGAGTACGTGAGTTATTATACCAGAAAGGGAGCTGAAATTTTAACTGTAATCACAAATGATGGTTGGTGGCAAGACAGTCCAGGACATAAACAACACCGTATGTTTTCTCAAATCAGGGCTATTGAAAATCGCAGAAGTGTAGCAAGATCTGCCAATACAGGAATTTCTTGTTTTATTGATCAGCGAGGAGAAATAATAAGTGAACTACCATACAATACGGCCGGGGTGCTTAGGGAAAAAATAAATCGCAATACTACCTTTACTTTTTATGTTACCTATGGAGATTTATACGGGCGGATTTCGCTATTCATGGCAATCGGTTTGTTCATCTACGCAGTAGTAAATTACCTCAAAAAGCGAGGAATAAAAACGGGGGTATAA